Part of the Amblyomma americanum isolate KBUSLIRL-KWMA chromosome 7, ASM5285725v1, whole genome shotgun sequence genome, GAACCTGGAAGGGAGCAAAAATATGTTTAAATTATGCAGAGTTGAAATTAAGAGAAGCCTAACAAGGGCTGACCATAGTACAGCAGTACAAGTGATGTTGACAGGGCCAATGTGGCAGTTTGAATAGGCCAGAAGTCTGAAATTTGCAAGTTTGGATTAAGGACATCGTACTTCGACAGGCTCTCTGATGAAGTGGAGAAACGAGTGTAATTTTCTGGCTTAGGAATAAGTGGGGTTGGAGTCAACTAGTAGACATAGATAATGATATTGGAAGTAGCAAACGGCACATATATAATGGCAACATTGTCTTGGACGCATGCTGAAAGGAACATGCGGGCAATTATTTCATTCAGTAGCAATAGTACAGAGCTGATGATGGCAATGCTATGCGTAAGTCAGGCCATCATAAATAAAAATGCTTTGAAAACTATCCAACTTCACTACACCAAGTAACTGCTGTATTATGTGCATGCCAAGTTACTTAAGCATGCAATGTTGTGCAACCATTAGACTTCTTTTCCATAAATACGCATGCGACTGCAGCCGTCTTACCAACCGGAACCAAATCTTCAACAGCATTCTAAGAAATTTCGCAATTACAGCGAGAGTGCAACATAAAAAGCACTTCTCATTCAAGGCTACTGCTAACATTGTGTAACACAGTTCAGTTTAATTCAAGGATTTACTCTAGATGCACGCCATATCCTAAAGTATTATGTCCGACGAGTTCAGGGACGattgtaagggggggggggaacagttgCCTGCACCCCCATACAAGAAATTTTGGATAGAGAAACCATGCTGAGCCATTATCGGTGAAAAAAGTAAAGACATGGCTGAAATGGGACTGCCCCTCTGCCAACGCCCCGCAAAGAGTGACCCTGGACGAGttgcactatagtcggatacaactcaagaacgaagtgacgaatgcccctcaaaggaggccctccaaccAAAGGCGTGAACCAAATGTCAAAATGTTGTGCTTAATCCTCCTGCATTCCCTAGGGTGACACCATGGGGCTTTCAGGTGCAAGAGGATTAACCACAAGTTTAAGTGAAGCAGCGGGTCAGGACAACTGGTCGATACCatcggctggagggcctcctttgaggggcattcgctgcttcattcttgagttgcattTGACTAGTCATAAACCACAAAAAAGTGGTCAATGACATGTTCTGAACAAACCACAGGCTTTGGTGGACAAAATCACAATAAGCATGTGGCTAACTAAGGTAAATAAATGCAAGACCACAGTTATAACCATTTATTAACAAGAAATGGCCTCTTTAAAAAAGGAGACACCGACTACTGAAGGCCATTTGACAATACCGAATTGACCACAAGCAGAGTACAACAGGCAACATATTCTCACAACAAAGTGGTGTACTTGGGCAAGGATGAGAAATGCTTCAACAAGCAATAAACCTATAAAAACATCTAACACATACACTTGGTGGAACGTGAACAAGAATATTTGTGCGCACTTGGAACTACGCAGTTGGATGCCATTAAATTAGAAGCGTATTTGGGCGTCCGTTTCAAATGAGGCTGAATATACTGCTACAGCAGCATATTCATCAACACATGACGTTTATAAACATACACTACATGCAAATCTGTGAATGCATACATAGACTTAAGTGTAAGAGCAATGCAATTCTAAGAAAGTGCCAGCAAGGGAGGCTATCGCAGGATGTCAACTAATAGAATAGGTGTGCAGTAACCTAATATACAAAACTAGACTGCTGTGAGCCGAGCTTTTATTGTGCTAAGTTGAAGTTTATCGTCAGTGAGCCAATACATGTTCTCACAACAAAGTGGTGTACTTGGGCAAGGATGAGAAATGCTTCAACAAGCAATAAACCTATAAAAACATCTAACACATACACTTGGTGGAACGTGAACAAGAATATTTGTGCGCACTTGGAACTACGCAGTTGGATGCCATTAAATTAGAAGCGTATTTGGGCGTCCGTTTCAAATGAGGCTGAATATACTGCTACAGCAGCATATTCATCACCACATGACGTTTATAAACATACACTACAAGCAAATCTGTGAATGCATACATAGACTTAAGTGTAAGAGCAATGCAATTCTAAGAAAGTGCCAGCAAGGGAGGCTATCGCAGGATGTCAACTAATAGAATAGGTGTGCAGTAACCTAATATACAAAACTAGACTGCTGTGAGCCGAGCTTTTATTGTGCTAAGTTGAAGTTTATCGTCAGTGAGCCAATACTCTGTGCTTCTAGGTGTGCTACGTAATGCTGAAATCACAAAAATGGCAACCAGCTAGGCATGACGCACATTTGAGGGACTAGATCTACAGCACCCAAAAACTAGCCACCAGATTATGTACCACTGTCAACAAGAGAGCAAAGCGATATACAAGCATTTCATTCCCTGAAAACTAGGTTCATGCATTCAGCAACAAACTGCCGAATACCTGAAAAGTGCGACTAGCTATATGTAAGACTGTTAAAGTAACCTACCCAAAGCTATACCCTTAAAGGCAGCTCGGCGTGTCGGGAAATATTAGTGTTTCCAACACGAGCTTCGATATCTTGAATAACTGTGTACACATCTGCACTCCTGATATACAGAAATAAAGCACAAGTTTGCATTCACAGGAAAGATATAAAAATAAATTATCTCCCATAGACTAATACTAACTGCCAACAAGCAATTGGCCCTGCAAATAAACATTTGTGTGCAGTCACACAGCACTCCCAGGTTGTTGGAGCTAGCATACTGCTTCAGTTGTATTATGCAGATCAAGGACCCCCTGAAGGTGCTGCAGTTGCGTTGAGGATGGCAGATGGAATGTTAGCTCTTGTTTTGCTTCTGGATGTTCCAAACAGTTCAGGGCACCCAACTGCACCCTGCTGAATCTTTGACATCTGCTGAAGGAGGTCGTAGTTGATACGTTCACTGACAACCGAGTCTTGCTTGTAGTCTGGATGATTGGTAATGAACTTTCGCATCCATGATGCCGTCGTCAGCAGGTCTCCTGAAGCCCTCTTTTGAATTAAGTTGAGATACTGCTGGATGGTACATTGAGTGTCCACGTCTACATCCATACTTGAGACAAACATACGGATGAGTGGAATGAGACCAGGGAATTCACCAGTCTTACCATTGATGATCTCATTGATGCTCATCTGCGTGAGGTAGTGGTGGTGGTCAGATCCTGGGCTCAAGCTTGCGCTCAGGATTGGAGGGCTCATGCAGGTGAGGATGTCGCTGCGGAACCAGAACTTCTGGGTTCGAGCAGCATCACGTTTTTGGGCAGCCTCCATGTTCTCGTCAACCTTTGAGATCGGAATAAGAAAATTAAGCTTGTACGAGAGTATCACACGGGTTAGGAGTACAACAAAGACCACATAGGCAGCATTCTCAAACTCAGTCATCTGCAACTCAGTTGGTCGGAACTCAACACGCCATCCAATGCTGCTTTTCGGTGGCGGCGGCTTAAAACGCATGGAGTGCCAATTTGTGGACTGCAGATTCTCAAAATGATCGCTATCCTCTTCGTCATTCTGGTGCACTTTCTCGCTGAACACACTGATGGGATCCCTGATGAAGAGATGTGCCACATGCTGAGCCAGGAGAGGGTCGATGTCCGCTGACCGCAGCCTGTTGTAGATATCCTGGTCATAGACAACTTTCACGTCGTTGTACTTTTCCCCCATTTCAGATATGTAGCACTCTATGGTGGAGTAACGGGACTTGCGGATGACAAACTTGTTCTCTCGCAGCGGCTTCAAACCCAGCTCTTCATCTGTTCTGTCGTCAACTGAGCCGACGATCACGTTCCAACGGCAGTCTCTCTCAGTAAGATAGCCCCGAAAGGCCGGCGAAGCTGCGCTGAGGGCGAGCATGATAGGACACACGGGGGCGAGCTGGTCGTACAGGATACGCGCTTCGCTGATGTTGCAAGCCTGGAATGTAACCTGGAGGCAGCAGCTGCCCATGCCGAAGCCCATGGCGTCCATGTAAACGTGATCAGGCAACGCTGCCTTGGCAGCCTCCCCGTCGTCACCGAGTTTCGTAAAGTCCTCGACGAACGGGCTGGGAGTATTTTTGTCCTTGAAAATGGGCACATTGATCACAACCTTCTTACCCCGACGTTCGCGAATGTTCCGCACAAGGGTGTTGAAGCGCGGGTGGCCCGCGAACGTAGCCTCGTCCGGGAAGAACAACGAGCGATTGGTGCCGTCTTTCGGCCGAGGCTGGTGCAAGGGGCTCGTGAAACCGGGGCACCCTAGGCGCGGGAATGTTGTTAGGCACAAAAGCTCCTCGTCTTGTTTCAAGAGCTCGGCCACTTCGGCACGGCGGATTTTCATGTTCGCCTCGACGATGTTGAAGTGGGAAATGAGGCTGCCGTAAGGCTGACCTGGCGTGCCTTCGATCATGTAGGCGCCGTACTCGGGTCGCCACAGCGACTTGACATTTTCGGGATCGCGGCGCTCTTTCTCCTGAAGTAATGGCAAAATTTCGTTCGCTCTCAGTCTCACCTGTGCGGTTTTCTTGGCGTGATCGAAGTGCACAAGCATGTATTCCACTTCGTCGCCCCATTTCAGGCAGTCGTTTTCACGGTCTTTCAGCCGCCGGTAAAGATTGATGAACTGCGTCACTGCATGCTCGCGTACGTGATCGGCAATTTTCTTCGTCTCCGGCCAGGAAAGCGGCGATCCTTCGCTCAAGAGTCCCATTCTCTCACACTTGTATGAACACGCTCAGCTGCCGCCTCCCGTCCCAGCTTTGCACTAATCAGCTGAAGCGCATGCGCAACCAAGCAACAGCTCGCAGCACCACGAACGGCAAACTGGcgctttcggtttcggtttcgttttcagTGCGCAGTTTCTTGCCGAGGCTGGTGTAGCAGTTTTTTAGgctgtcagtctttttttttttctttttctgtgttgGAGGCAGAACTGCTGTAGAAACTCCTTTCTTACTGCtgtaagtgttttcttttttcgctcttGGCTCTTGGGTGTCAGGGAAAGGTCTTGAAGAGCTTATGCAACCCAATTCCTGTTATCGGCGCTGCCCCTACAGAATCAGATACCGACCAGCCAACTTCCGCTAAGCGTCACAGCTACATTTTCTTGTGTAAATATTTTTCGGTCGAACCATTGATTTCTATGTTGCGGATGCGCTGATATGAATGATAGCGCATAATGCGGTCAGCGGTGATTACTTCGCTTTGTCATTGTGACGTGTCCGAGAGGTTAGCGCTGACGCTGTTGCTAGATACTGGCGGGGACAGATTTACAGAAACATCGCCGGCAATTGCTCCGCTTTTGCGACGTTTTGGAGAAATGTTAGAGACCGGGGCCATTCATTGTCTCGATCGTGATTGCGCTGTCATCGGATATAGCTGAAGCCCGCAATGAAGCTACTATACGTAACCGTCGCATACTTTTCGATCGCGGCAAAAACATTGTCCATCATCAAAAATAGCGCGAAGGGCAGACAGAAGACGgacaggacgacgcagacaagctTTAACTCGCAACTGCAGGTTAAATGCGGAATACACGCAGTTTTTAA contains:
- the Gclc gene encoding glutamate--cysteine ligase, producing the protein MGLLSEGSPLSWPETKKIADHVREHAVTQFINLYRRLKDRENDCLKWGDEVEYMLVHFDHAKKTAQVRLRANEILPLLQEKERRDPENVKSLWRPEYGAYMIEGTPGQPYGSLISHFNIVEANMKIRRAEVAELLKQDEELLCLTTFPRLGCPGFTSPLHQPRPKDGTNRSLFFPDEATFAGHPRFNTLVRNIRERRGKKVVINVPIFKDKNTPSPFVEDFTKLGDDGEAAKAALPDHVYMDAMGFGMGSCCLQVTFQACNISEARILYDQLAPVCPIMLALSAASPAFRGYLTERDCRWNVIVGSVDDRTDEELGLKPLRENKFVIRKSRYSTIECYISEMGEKYNDVKVVYDQDIYNRLRSADIDPLLAQHVAHLFIRDPISVFSEKVHQNDEEDSDHFENLQSTNWHSMRFKPPPPKSSIGWRVEFRPTELQMTEFENAAYVVFVVLLTRVILSYKLNFLIPISKVDENMEAAQKRDAARTQKFWFRSDILTCMSPPILSASLSPGSDHHHYLTQMSINEIINGKTGEFPGLIPLIRMFVSSMDVDVDTQCTIQQYLNLIQKRASGDLLTTASWMRKFITNHPDYKQDSVVSERINYDLLQQMSKIQQGAVGCPELFGTSRSKTRANIPSAILNATAAPSGGP